The window tgtgtgagctttttaatttaaatctaatattacagaaaataacttcattttattagtAACTTCTTTaactaaacacaaaattaaaactaaattaaaaaccCAACTGTTACTTTAAGTTTTACACCAATAATAacaaattacccccaaaaataacaatatttctacAATATTTCTTCTACTTTCTTAAATCAcatacaataaatgtaaaataacagtaaatatcATTAATTGAATATAAACAGCtcattattaacaaaacaactaTTATTtcaagttaaatgtaaaaacgaaaaaaactacatttatttcagatttttgaacaataaagtttctgtattatttacacaattaacttctactttaaaattacaataattatcTGTAATTAAATATGTAGGTCATGATATGAGGGTTTATATCCACAATAacgatttaatgtttttatttgtaattttaatgtaaatcttattagttttatatttatgtttactttAACATTCAAACACTCTAACACCtgattttacagaaaataacatttttaaattagtttttaattgatatttataaaattgttttgtaaattaacattcaaatTTTATTTGAAGTATTACgccaataataattaatatttatttctctttttttaacagcAAAGTTATcgtattattttagttttttagtttacatctgttttaaggaaaaaagtaaaattacaataattatctgtgattaaatatgtattacaaactgatattttaatgttttttccaatttaagtatttttacattaaaactttaaatcttATAGTTTTGCatgtataataacttttaattttaaatgtcattttaaagaggatgaaaacatttttgcactttcatatattttttaaataagttttaatgtatattttttacagatattaTTTATACATTGCAAACTAAAttgttatttaaagttttatacaaGAATAGGAACTCAGAGAAaagttattgtattatttatatatactatttctgttgatttcctaaattaatagtaaaaaaaaattaaaagtaaaatacataattaaatgTGTTGCTCATTGGTTTAAGGTCATTAAaagttaaatgtttaactcACAGATTTCACagtgaaacttccccagttgattACTGACATGAAGACAATTATTgtttgtattacaagttttctgtttaaatatgtaaatgaggcGTTATCTATCGttaacttttggtgaatttaggagaaaccTACAGacgcaaataaacaaagtgaagTTAAAGAAACATGTTCTCTTTCCACCAGTCtgaaagaagaacaacatttaaatttaacctGAAATCTGAAGAGTTTAACCTGCTGCTCTTTACATCACTTCTGATTATTTGAgtttacagaactcagcagAGCCTCCATAAACATAAATACGAACTCCAGCGTGGAGCGGCTGAGTGaacgtggtctggactctgtggaggagggtcatggtttcagagacgctgtaaaaggacagaatacctgctctgtgatccaggaACACTCCCACTCTGGAGGACCAAGGACCTGAGACGGGAGTTTGGACGTTGTTGTGCCAAAAGGTATAACCGAACACGCTACAATCTAACGCCCAAGATTTGTTATTAGATCCAAACTCACAGTCACCTGACCCCCCTGCTCTGCTGATGTTCTTGTATGAGACTGCTACAATAACTCCTCCTGTCCCGctccactccacctcccagtaacaacgtccagtcagactctctctactcAGGACCTGCCACTGATCAGTGAATCTGTCTGGATGATCAGGATAAAGCTGTTTTCTCATTACTGTAACTTTCCTGTTTCCTTCAGATAATACCAGCCATTCGTTTActgtgtttggatccagagTGATTTCTCGTGAATACTGTAAGAACTCAGCTCTGGTCTTTGGCTCTGCTGCCGGCAGTAAAACATTCACTTCAGTCAGTGAGACGTCTGTCCATTTGTCTCTCAGGACGTCCTGCAGTTCGTCTCTGACTCGTGACACGGCCGCTGTCACGTGGTCAAAGCGGCGGCGAGGACGGATCTGGATGCTGGATGTAGACGGGctgagtgctgacagtgaggggtagctgtggagaaactggttgtggtcctctgtgtttgagagcttcttcagttcagcgtctttcctcttcagctctctgatctcctgctgcagcttctcctccacctctttgacTCCACTCACTTTAGtttcctgctgggatctgacctgcCGCTTCACCTCAGAGCTTCTTTCCTGCATGAGACGGATCAGCTCAGTGAACATcttctcactgtcctccactgctttatcagcagagagattgatggcctccagctcctgttgaagcagcttcacatctttctctctgtcctggattctctgctggatgttgagtcgactcacctccagctctttctgcctctcgctcctttctgctgcagctgagaccgtgtcgtggcctttatgttggtccacagagcagagataacagatagaCTGCCGATCGGTCCGGCagaacatcttcatcacctcatcgtgctgagagcagatgttctcctgcagcttctcggagggctccaccagcttgtgtttctTAAATGAAGCCACATCATAATGAGGCTGGAGGTGTTGCTCACAGTACGAGGCCAGACACTGCAGACAGGACTTGAaggctttcagttttctcccGCTGCAGAAATCACAGGCCACATCTTCAGGTCCAGCATAGCAGTGGTCAGCAGGAGCAGCTTGGAGTCCAGTCTTCTTCAGCTGCTCCACTAAATctgctaacatggtgtttttctccAGTTTGGGCCTCGTTGGGAAGTTCTTCCTGCACTGAGGGCAGCTGTAGACCGGTTTCTGATCCTCTCCATCCCAGTGGCTGTTAATACACTTCATGCAGTAGTTGTGTCCACAGGAAAGAGCCACcggatccttcagtagatccagacagatcGAACAAGAGAAACTCTCCCGGTCCAGCTGAACTCCTTTCTgcgccatttcacctctcagAGACGAAGCCTGTGTGACTGTGACTCACCTGTGAGCGTCTTATCAAAGGTTCAAGGTTTAAGGTTTATTGTTTTACTCAACACGGGGAGGAGTAATCAAGTTTTACTACATTCCTGGACGAGGAACGCCACTTTATCTTTCACCTTTGTTCGCTCGTTTGCTTTATGTGACTCTGACTCGACCTCAAACTCAaaatcaagtgtgtgtgtgtgtatgtgtgtgtgtgtgtgtccacaatAATCCATGAAGGCAGTGAGAGGATCAGCTCGTGGTGTTACAGGATTAAAGGtattatgaaatttaaagtatataaacgaccactgctcaaaaaaagtaACAAGACACTAACTTGTGTAAAGAAGCTTCAGGTTGTAATGATCTGACGTGTTCCTGGTCTGTTACTGTCTGATCTGAGAGTTATAATCTAGAAGAGGTAAATAAACAGAGCTAGTGACTCGTCTGAAGCCAAAAACACTCGAGAGAGACTCGAGTGGGAGAGATCCATCAGCTGCAGCTCCGATCAGAACAAACAGAGCAGCCGAGTGGAGACGAGCCAGAACGAGACTCGACGACACGTGTCAGTCACCAATCACAAGTCCACAAGTCACCTGACTGGGCAGCTTTAATCACCCACAAGtcactgctgcaacactgacggCCAGTTGTAGCTTTTTCTGTTTTAGCAGCAAAATGAACCAATTTATTAAAaagataatattaataatagatgTTTTACCTGCAGACAAAAGtctaataattattatcataataacaatatacattctgaggagcaggagcaggaggaggaggaggaggaggagcagcaggaggaggaggaggaggagactccTGGATTAGAAATCCGGCTGGTTAAATTAGGAGAAGGTATTTTTAGTTTCAGCTGCCCCGTCAGACCTCCTCCATCTGAGGCATTAATTACAGCGTCAACTCCCACTAAATATACCCACTActgctgaggaggagcaggaggaggaggaagaggagcaggaggaagaggagggaggaggaggagaatagaGGAGAAtggcctttattgtcattgtatataaCACAACTAAATTAGAGTGTAACTCctaggaggaggagtaggaggaggaggagtaggagtaggaggaggaggaagaggaggaggagaggaaaggagaggaggaggaggagaatattttatttattgttattgatgaGTGTGAATCAGtgcaaaagacataaaaagatgaAAGAAGATGGAGGACACGTGGAACATAAACATGAGAGTCCTGAAATAAATCAGAGATAAATATTACACAGCAATGAATGACAGTAatgataaacataaatataaatataaacataaacataaatataaatataaacataaatataaatataaatataaacagtttataaatcgTCTCCGTCTGCAGCCGAATGAAGGAACACAAAGAAAACTAAACAtttacacaataaaacacaaatttgaaTCAGTGTAGATTTCTCTGTtctcctcctgtttctcctcctgttctcctcctgtttctcctcctgttctcctcctgttctcctcctgtttctcctcctgttctcctcctgtttctcctcctgtttctcctcctgttcCTGTAAGAGtccctgtttctgtctctgacgGAGTTtgaccaggagaggagaggagtgaggaggtgctgccccctgctggcctcctgcagctcctccacctcACACTGAATCTGAacaaacatttacataaaaatatacataaaaatttaaaaaataaataaataaataaatatatatatatatatatatatatattttttttttattattattttttatttctttttattattattttttttttattcatcattggcGTCAGCCTATTGGAATTTTTATTCAAATTCCATcaaaaagtcaactaaaatgtgcatcagagCTTTAGAAACTAAGTGTCCGGCACCTTAAACTCtacattttgtcaacttcaggtctagttttgagtttttctagaAAGGCGAGCTTACAATTAAAATTACCAAATCTCCTGAGAAATTTCTTACTAAATCAAATTGATGAATGCTCATTAtggcctattagtaatgttggtaggttAATTTAGATTGAGTaggttattttatcttatttaccgacattttttctctttctttgtccaacattggctcttttgttagtaaaggttgccgacccctggtatAACTGGAGCCCTTTGGACAACAGCTAACAATGTACGATTACTAATGTACAAAAACTAGCACATAACAGGCCAATGaacggggcgtcccggtggctcacactggtagagcgcgtaccgttaaggctgagtccttgctgcggcgggtTCGAAtacggcctgaggtccctttgcagcatgtcttcccctttctatctgtcactatctcataaagcagtaaaatgacaaaaaattatcttagaaaaaaaaaggccaatgAACTCCCAGCAAACAAAGTGACATGATGTACAACGCAGCtagaagctaacgttagcctaacattagaaagggttaggctaacgtcagctaacattagcctaatgttagaaagggttaggctagcATTAGAAAGAGTTAGGCTAATGTTAGAAAGAGTTAGGCCAAATTTTAGAAAGAGTTAGGCTAGCATTAGAAAgagttaggctaacgttagaaagAGTTAGGCTAGCGTTAGAAAgagttaggctaacgttagaaagagttaggctaacgttagaaagggttaggctaacgttagaaagagttaggctaacgttagaaagggttaggctaacgttagaaagggttaggctaacgttagaaagAGTTAGGCTAacattagaaagggttaggctaacgttagaaagagttaggctaacgttagaaagggttaggctaacgttagaaagagttaggctaacgttagaaagagttaggctaacgttagaaagggttaggctaacgttagaaagggttaggctaacgttagaaagggttaggctaacgctagaaagggttaggctaacgttagaaagggttaggctaacgctagaaagggttaggctaacgttagaaagagttaggctaacgttagaaagagttaggctaacgttagaaagggttaggctaacgttagaaagggttaggctaacgttagaaagggttaggctaacgctagaaagggttaggctaacgttagaaagAGTTAGGCTAActttagaaagggttaggctaacgttagaaagggttaggctaacgttagaaagggttaggctaacgttagaaagggttaggctaacgttagaaagAGTTAGGCTAacattagaaagggttaggctaacgttagaaagagttaggctaacgttagctaactttagcctaacattagaaagggttaggctaacgttagaaagggttaggctaacgttagaaagggttaggctaacgttagaaagAGTTAGGCTAacattagaaagggttaggctaacgttagaaagagttaggctaacgttagaaagggttaggctaacgttagaaagggttaggctaacgttagaaagggttcgGCTAACGTTAGAGAGGTTAAAGATAACTTTAACCTCTCTAACGTCTCTATCAGAGTGACAACATGTTGCCTCGAACACGTTGTTGACTTGCCTTAGAACAGATGTAGAcgtccttgttcattttatcacGTTTAGTTGGTGTTGTGGTCATAACTTTCTCCAGAGCAGACACTTCTCTGGGGTGAGATGTGGTAAATGGCAGTAAATCCCCCCGTGGCCTCTCAGGATACCTAGTGTCAGAGCTGCATGGACCCCATGAACACCGTTTgatcattttaaacttaaaatgtcaagaaaaaacatataaaaacaaatgaaaacggACTagctccaatgcatttcaatggacgtggaagcagagaatgtccgagtgtattgggttagctatgcgcactgtgattggctcattgctttgggggcggggcttagccataggtcaggGTCCTGCGGCGCCCCTCAGAGGACAAACTGTCAATCTGTGGTAAAAGAAACAGACGGTCTTTGTGGCAAGTCAGCGAATAAACTTTTATTATGCCTGCACAATGTTGCCAGATTGAAGGTTAACATATCAAACAGTTCAAATCAATTCCATTCATCCATTTCTGATacatagaaaaatcactataaaaTGTCACTCTGTAATACTGTGTTTCTTCTTCAACATTCACAAAATCAACGGATCGTCTCACTgcacttcttcttctgtggtaaaaaacaaaaatctgacCTCATCACCTGCTCTTCCTCAACAATAAGACCATTTTctgtcaaagaaaataaaatgaggggaaaaaaggtctgagaataaataaagtgaaagcAAAGAGATGTAAAGTTAGAGTTCCAGTTATCTTTTCTTTCTCAAAGTCCAAAAATATCCTTTAAACATCTTTAAAGTAGAAAGATCTGCATAGTGGTTTATCCAGACGGTTGAACTGATCATGACGGGAAGATTGTCTTTAACTTTACTGAGTCTGAACCAATAAAACGAGTCGACAGGTCGGATTTCAAGTGTAAATCAGTGACTTCACGTCAGATCACTTGAAACAAGATGCTTGTGCAACTAGATACTAACTTGTGCAACTAGATACTAACTTGTGCAACTAGATACTAACTTGTGCAACTAGATACTAGCTTGTGCAACTAGATACTAACTTGTGCAACAAGATATTAACTTGTGCAACTAGATACTAACTTGTGCAACAAGATATTAACTTGTGCAACAAGATACTAACTTGTGCAACAAGATATTAACTTGTGCAACTAGATACTAACTTGTGCAACAAGATATTAAATTGTGCAACAAGATACTAACTTGTGCAACAAGATATTAAATTGTGCAACAAGATATTAAATTGTGCAACAAGATATTAAATTGTGCAACAAGATACTAACTTGTGCAACAAGATATTGACTTGTGCAACTAGATATTAACTTGTGCAACTAGATACTAACTTGTGCAACAAGATAGTAACTTTTGCAACAAGATATTGACTTGTGCAACTAGATAAATAACTTGGTAACATTTTAGTGCACGTTTGATCCTGTTTGCAGGTCTCATCTGGTGCATACGTGAAAATATCTCCTGATATTAGCTGACTCGTGGACTCGGACTCTCTTCCTTCACAGGTTAGAACTTGGTCAACGAGTGAGTTGACCGAATGAGCACAGTTCTACAGGGAACCGTTCTAAATGCTGGTGTGTCAGGACTTTTAAAACTGCGGAACAACTGGAAGCACAACTGTCTAGAACTGAAGTAAGGTTCGTATAAAACCGCTGAGTTTCTCCGAGAGTAAATAAACTTTGGCACGTAGCgtgaaaacaggaagtgaaaaGTCTTTGCATGTTCAGTGCATGGGGACGAGGAGTAGCTGCAGCGGAGGGACGGACGCAGAGACGGAGGGTTCTGTTTAAGGGACGGTGACGTGGAAGGGACTGCCGGGGACGTTCTCGTCGCCCCACTTGACGATGAGGATGTAGCTGCCTTGTTCTTTGACGGTGTACGTGACGTTGTACATCCTGTTGCCCATGTGTTTGACGTAGACCTCCTCGCAGGGCGTCTTCGGCCCGTGGACGCCCACCATCAGCATGTTGGTGCCTGCAGATGGGGACAGGCTCGGTCAAAGgtaaaaactgtataaaatgatcACCGCGCTGCATGGCGCCGCTCCTCACCTGCTTTGCTGCAGTCGACTGTGAACGTGTTCTTCTGACCCACGAAGGCCTTGGACAGCCCGGCGCCTCTGGAGATGACTTTACTGCCGTCTGAGGAGAACTTGGGTAAGGAGGCGAAGGCTCCTCCCATCGCTGACGACTTGGAGACGGTTTCCACCAGAACGGACGATGTCTCGTGCAAACTGTGGCCGCCGGACAGACGAGGTCCtgcagacagagtcagagagtctCAGTTCAGAAGGAGCACCTCAACAACCTTTACACTTTCTCCACCAAATACTCCCTGTGGATACGAGCTCTGGTTTGGATTTGATCTGTATCTTTTATCTCATTAACCCATCTATGTTTTATATAcagtaattactttatttacaaaaagccggttaaagttcaatcataggagctttcacagtgtgacatttatgtttctagaccatttttaaaatgtgaattttctttttacaatgaaaactattactatttttaatttacatgcaaatagacttttttgcagttttattatttattattctttctGCTAACATAACCcgggacccccctagatggtttggttcgatagttttaattgtcagtaccatatcgttgattactttgatctggatctcctttaacttGATGCTCATcgtaatcaaggatgaggatTATTTCATCAAACATGATGCATCAGAGCTCCACGTTGTGCAGAAtgggccctttttatttttcctgccaCTGGATTCTGCccctttttttgtgaaaaatgggGGGTTGTGGTCAGTGGACTTTAAGGGGAGCTATCAGGTCAACAATTAATGCCCCATAGAAGTGTACATCATATGAAAGCTGGGGATCTGAAGGTTAATTaggatgcagctcagcactgtgttgCTCTGCTCATAAATCACTAATTAATTgacttaatcaattaattaaacctattaaggCTTTCCGAAGTCCATTTGACCGTTTAGGGACCCCGATATGTACGAGTGGCCAAATACAATGTCGtcataataaagcatgtaagAGAACTCTTGTGGAAATCCATAAAAtccattttcattcataaattatgtagtcagaggtcagaggatcGCTTTGAAAATCTCAATGCTTAGTTACCGAGCAAGTAAAAGCCTATAATAGCCGAACTTTGCTTCCAAACAAGATACCCTGACATGCTCTGTACCAaaggattccttagatcttatgtttcatatgatatcaaaATCTTCTCTGTAAGAAAAATTCGTCCC of the Centropristis striata isolate RG_2023a ecotype Rhode Island chromosome 22, C.striata_1.0, whole genome shotgun sequence genome contains:
- the LOC131960702 gene encoding tripartite motif-containing protein 16-like, which translates into the protein MAQKGVQLDRESFSCSICLDLLKDPVALSCGHNYCMKCINSHWDGEDQKPVYSCPQCRKNFPTRPKLEKNTMLADLVEQLKKTGLQAAPADHCYAGPEDVACDFCSGRKLKAFKSCLQCLASYCEQHLQPHYDVASFKKHKLVEPSEKLQENICSQHDEVMKMFCRTDRQSICYLCSVDQHKGHDTVSAAAERSERQKELEVSRLNIQQRIQDREKDVKLLQQELEAINLSADKAVEDSEKMFTELIRLMQERSSEVKRQVRSQQETKVSGVKEVEEKLQQEIRELKRKDAELKKLSNTEDHNQFLHSYPSLSALSPSTSSIQIRPRRRFDHVTAAVSRVRDELQDVLRDKWTDVSLTEVNVLLPAAEPKTRAEFLQYSREITLDPNTVNEWLVLSEGNRKVTVMRKQLYPDHPDRFTDQWQVLSRESLTGRCYWEVEWSGTGGVIVAVSYKNISRAGGSGDCEFGSNNKSWALDCSVFGYTFWHNNVQTPVSGPWSSRVGVFLDHRAGILSFYSVSETMTLLHRVQTTFTQPLHAGVRIYVYGGSAEFCKLK